The nucleotide window AATGCCTGCCAGCGCCTCCTGCGTGGTGCGCACGCCGCGCGCATCCAATGTGTCGCGATCGATCACGGTGACCGACGCCGGCGTCTGCAGGACGCTCAGCGACAGGCGGGTGCCGGTGCCGGCCGCCTGTCCCGGGCCGGCCTTGTGGCCTTTGACTTCAACGGTGTCGAGCTCGGTGGCGCGCGCGCCATCAGGCAACACGACGGGTTCGGCGGCATGCGCGGACAGCGCCAGCGAGAGGGCCGCGGCAACGGCCACGGACAGGCACGACGCGCGCGGCGTCGCCCGGGACATCAGGGACATGGAAACTCCAAAGCACAAGGACGCGGCGCACGGGCCGCACGGTCAACCAGGGGTCTTGTGGTTCAGAGCAGGACGGGCGGCCCTTGTCCGCCCAGACCACGCAGGCGCAGCCGCCTGGCGCGTGGAAGCGTCACGACGCTCGCGATGACGTCCGCGGCGGGACGGGGGAACAGCAACGCGAGGGCCAGCAGCAGCAAGGGCAGCGCTGCCGCCAGCGTGCAGTACGCGCAATCGGCGCCCATCGGCATGCCGTCGGGCGATGGCGACTTGCCGACCGGCGACTCGGCGCGCGTGTCGACCCATTGGATGCCCTCGGTGGTGCAAAGCTCGGTCCAGCCGGCCAGCACCTGCGGCCCCTCGCTCGCCATCCAGCGCGTGATGGACGGCGCAAACGCCATCAGCAGCGCGGCCAGCAGGGCCAGCTGCAGCATCGGTCGGAGGAAGGCATGCGAACG belongs to Pseudoxanthomonas sp. F37 and includes:
- a CDS encoding DUF2946 family protein, with product MRSHAFLRPMLQLALLAALLMAFAPSITRWMASEGPQVLAGWTELCTTEGIQWVDTRAESPVGKSPSPDGMPMGADCAYCTLAAALPLLLLALALLFPRPAADVIASVVTLPRARRLRLRGLGGQGPPVLL